A genomic stretch from Pseudobacteriovorax antillogorgiicola includes:
- a CDS encoding metalloregulator ArsR/SmtB family transcription factor produces the protein MEQNTSTRRFKLLANEHRLQTMQLLWTKEMNVSELALRLNIEQSLLSHHLSLLRQEGLVDTKRDGKEIYYSLPQDIRGASPGALNLGCCEIAFDPENEKEASLPTLES, from the coding sequence TTGGAGCAAAATACATCCACGCGGCGCTTTAAGCTGCTGGCAAATGAACACCGCTTGCAAACCATGCAACTGCTATGGACGAAGGAAATGAATGTTTCTGAGCTTGCTTTGCGGCTAAATATCGAACAAAGCCTTCTGAGTCATCATCTCAGCCTTCTGCGACAAGAAGGCCTTGTTGACACCAAGCGAGATGGCAAAGAAATTTACTACTCACTTCCCCAGGACATCCGCGGCGCTTCACCGGGTGCCCTCAATCTTGGCTGCTGTGAAATTGCCTTCGATCCAGAAAACGAGAAGGAAGCCAGTTTACCTACGCTAGAAAGTTAG
- a CDS encoding M17 family metallopeptidase has translation MTVKSCRVLDEKSNPDLESYDAVLLTLPELGQSMDEVLEPIPAELKDAIMTVAKRADCKGKSGDSLSFDLSPTLRVGVVFTSEKRNTFQSLSDARELLGKVKDGGAKNLLLDLRFVKNAEGIADVFTSALVVQDYKFKKYGTKESKQEKDFQWDVVGHDSDALSAVVKKAQATAEATNLVRHLSLRAGNDLTPETYINDVRDMAKEWNVDVEFYDFDRLLDMKAGAFIAVAQGSPEHDAGILKLSYEPDGASKHLVLVGKGITYDTGGTNLKSAGSMFGMHGDMGGSALALASFQLAVKEAWPYRVTCYLAISDNSIGDRAYRPNDVVVALNGKSIEVVHTDAEGRMVLADTLHLASKEKADLMLDFATLTGACVGAIGTTYSGAFTNRDDLHSLIIEAGRKSGERVWPFPLDEDFGECLKSDIADLKQCRVSGGVDHIEAAYFLKEFVDDSIPWIHIDLAASENSGGLAHVGTECTGYGVRLVSQITQDFFSK, from the coding sequence ATGACAGTGAAAAGTTGTAGAGTCTTGGACGAAAAATCCAATCCTGACCTGGAGTCCTATGACGCAGTACTACTGACGTTGCCAGAACTTGGGCAGTCTATGGATGAGGTGCTTGAACCAATACCCGCAGAACTAAAAGATGCAATTATGACCGTAGCAAAGCGGGCAGACTGCAAGGGTAAATCCGGTGACTCCCTTTCTTTCGATCTGAGTCCTACTCTCCGTGTGGGGGTGGTCTTTACCAGCGAGAAAAGAAACACTTTCCAAAGCTTGAGCGATGCCAGAGAGCTTCTTGGTAAAGTGAAAGACGGGGGGGCCAAGAACCTTTTGTTAGATTTACGTTTTGTGAAGAATGCAGAGGGTATCGCTGATGTCTTCACCTCGGCATTAGTCGTTCAAGATTACAAATTCAAAAAGTACGGAACGAAGGAAAGTAAGCAGGAAAAAGACTTCCAATGGGATGTGGTCGGGCATGATTCCGACGCACTATCAGCAGTTGTAAAAAAGGCTCAGGCCACGGCAGAGGCCACGAACCTCGTTCGGCATCTCTCGCTGCGAGCAGGCAATGATCTGACTCCTGAGACCTACATCAACGATGTGAGAGACATGGCGAAGGAGTGGAATGTTGATGTTGAATTCTACGACTTCGATCGTCTTCTGGACATGAAGGCTGGAGCCTTTATCGCTGTTGCTCAAGGCTCCCCTGAGCATGACGCTGGCATATTGAAACTCAGCTATGAGCCAGACGGAGCTAGCAAGCACTTAGTTCTAGTGGGTAAAGGCATCACCTACGACACTGGAGGAACCAACCTGAAATCTGCGGGCTCGATGTTCGGGATGCACGGTGATATGGGCGGTTCAGCACTTGCTTTAGCATCATTTCAGCTCGCTGTGAAAGAAGCTTGGCCTTATCGCGTAACTTGTTATCTGGCAATTTCAGACAACTCGATTGGTGATCGAGCCTATCGACCCAATGATGTTGTGGTGGCTTTGAATGGCAAGTCTATTGAAGTGGTGCATACCGATGCTGAAGGTCGGATGGTCCTTGCTGATACCTTGCACCTAGCGTCAAAGGAAAAGGCTGACCTCATGCTAGATTTCGCGACTCTGACCGGAGCCTGTGTAGGAGCAATTGGCACGACCTATTCGGGAGCCTTCACCAATCGAGACGATTTGCACTCTTTGATTATCGAAGCAGGCCGCAAGTCTGGAGAAAGAGTCTGGCCATTCCCCCTTGACGAGGATTTCGGTGAATGTCTGAAATCTGATATTGCTGATCTCAAGCAATGTCGAGTTTCAGGAGGGGTTGATCACATTGAAGCGGCCTACTTTTTGAAGGAGTTTGTGGACGACAGCATTCCATGGATTCATATAGATCTAGCAGCTTCTGAAAACTCAGGTGGTCTTGCCCATGTGGGAACCGAATGTACTGGCTATGGGGTGCGCTTGGTGTCTCAGATAACTCAGGACTTCTTTAGCAAGTAA
- a CDS encoding ATP-binding protein gives MVKLTRKLKQELTEPKSQDPDLLKQSYCALQQKLSCCDGVGYRLNLKGAYTQASLCDCVSSCKSCFGRVRRMVDGVSCPCRTPNPSRIVNILNMAGIPSRYGTAKLDKFSNFTGNGREILQAIAVWLREFSLEQPKGLLLGGPVGVGKTFLLSAIAKNFAARGLTVRFVDFFQLLNELKAAYSDAKSDANVLKPLINVDVLIIDEMGKGRNSDWEMSILDQVVMGRYNQNKIVVASTNYDLKPQKMVPLAQKDLLNEGMSGGFNLDSYEPLETRIGQRIYSRLVETCMIMELSGNDFRRQFMESHKSMLKSSPQPVERRIT, from the coding sequence ATGGTTAAGTTAACAAGAAAACTCAAGCAAGAGCTGACAGAGCCAAAAAGTCAAGATCCTGACTTACTTAAGCAGTCCTACTGTGCTCTACAGCAAAAGCTTAGCTGTTGCGACGGTGTAGGCTACCGGCTCAACCTGAAGGGCGCTTACACTCAAGCAAGCCTATGCGACTGTGTCAGTTCATGCAAGTCTTGCTTTGGTCGAGTCCGTCGCATGGTGGACGGCGTTTCATGTCCCTGCCGTACTCCTAACCCATCTCGAATTGTCAATATACTCAATATGGCTGGCATCCCGTCTCGATATGGAACTGCCAAGCTTGATAAATTTAGCAATTTTACAGGCAACGGTCGTGAGATCCTACAAGCCATCGCAGTGTGGCTCAGGGAGTTTAGCTTAGAGCAACCCAAAGGTCTGCTCCTTGGTGGCCCTGTGGGCGTTGGGAAAACATTTCTTCTATCGGCTATCGCCAAGAACTTCGCTGCTCGGGGACTCACTGTCCGCTTCGTTGACTTCTTCCAGCTTCTCAACGAGCTAAAGGCGGCTTACTCTGATGCCAAGTCTGACGCCAACGTTCTCAAGCCTTTGATCAATGTGGATGTTCTTATCATTGACGAGATGGGCAAGGGCCGCAACAGCGATTGGGAGATGTCCATTCTGGATCAGGTTGTCATGGGGCGCTACAATCAAAACAAAATCGTCGTAGCCTCCACCAATTACGACTTGAAACCTCAAAAAATGGTGCCTTTGGCTCAAAAAGACCTGCTTAACGAAGGTATGAGTGGTGGCTTTAACCTTGATAGTTATGAACCATTAGAAACACGGATCGGTCAGCGGATATACTCCAGGCTTGTGGAAACCTGTATGATCATGGAGCTTTCTGGTAACGATTTCCGAAGGCAATTCATGGAAAGCCATAAGTCTATGTTAAAATCATCGCCCCAGCCAGTGGAGCGGCGAATCACGTGA
- the hemJ gene encoding protoporphyrinogen oxidase HemJ, whose product MIEWYREILALHVVAIISWMAGILYLYRLLVYAAESSKDHEKVESLLQIMSRRLLKAITLPAMVVSWIAGLTMISINPGLLSMPWMHVKLTSVVLLSGFTMYAGKQVRLFNEGKPILSGKAFRFLNEAPTLLMIIIVIMVIVRPWA is encoded by the coding sequence ATGATTGAATGGTATCGAGAAATACTTGCACTCCATGTTGTGGCGATTATCAGTTGGATGGCCGGAATTCTCTATCTCTATCGACTCTTGGTATACGCTGCCGAGAGTAGCAAGGATCATGAAAAGGTTGAAAGCCTGCTACAAATCATGTCGCGCAGGCTTTTGAAAGCGATCACCTTGCCAGCCATGGTCGTATCCTGGATCGCTGGGCTTACCATGATTAGTATCAACCCTGGTCTACTTTCGATGCCTTGGATGCATGTAAAGCTTACTAGTGTGGTTTTATTATCAGGATTCACAATGTATGCGGGCAAGCAAGTTCGCTTGTTTAATGAAGGTAAGCCTATTCTATCAGGAAAGGCTTTTCGATTTCTTAATGAAGCCCCTACCCTACTCATGATCATCATCGTAATTATGGTCATCGTCAGGCCTTGGGCTTAG
- the hpf gene encoding ribosome hibernation-promoting factor, HPF/YfiA family, whose protein sequence is MDFQFYFKKMESSEALKLLARKKLTDQLFKIMGTPSKVHLTFFVEGNAQSAHCSITTRNGTKLYAEATSDNMYNAIDLLCHKLFAQVQRCKTRVLSKQKRRFPQIALLNTESAEATNDEYAIDAGDIIKMEAALRPYRERFLN, encoded by the coding sequence ATGGATTTTCAGTTCTATTTTAAAAAAATGGAAAGCTCCGAAGCACTCAAACTACTCGCCCGCAAGAAACTAACTGATCAACTATTTAAAATCATGGGAACCCCTTCAAAAGTTCATCTAACCTTTTTTGTTGAAGGCAATGCACAAAGCGCTCACTGTTCCATCACAACACGAAACGGCACGAAGTTATATGCAGAGGCAACAAGCGATAATATGTACAACGCCATTGACCTTCTCTGCCATAAACTCTTCGCTCAGGTTCAACGATGTAAAACCAGGGTCCTATCCAAGCAGAAGCGGCGATTTCCCCAGATCGCCCTGCTCAACACTGAATCCGCAGAAGCTACCAACGACGAGTACGCTATCGACGCTGGTGATATTATTAAAATGGAAGCTGCACTAAGGCCTTATCGCGAGAGATTTCTCAACTAG
- a CDS encoding GGDEF domain-containing protein produces the protein MGKDALGKALIVANSAENLMCYNQILRRTFKTKNSPTFDSTLDLLDDFEPDVIIIDEIIFKSSALEISQAIRSDTVAKHYQGIVIIAEPKTPDLENLKRESGADYVIRQSHVNDILEMIALSALRVKDLENTSQALITKLAMTKEMVKELEGQDSITRLYNLPYINLLLEKEFVRTIRFNAPLSAVIISIDQFIQISHTEGPKVCIKIIQQLGEVLKNEFRDDDKLGRSWGGEFVGILPETDHEGAMILARRIKNMVAERQYGPEENKRTITISQGIGSFNPMRPVISDIHDLLLEAESNLSEAKKIGVNLICYQKNTA, from the coding sequence ATGGGAAAGGATGCTTTAGGAAAGGCTCTTATCGTAGCGAACTCTGCTGAGAACCTGATGTGCTACAACCAGATCCTTCGTCGCACGTTTAAGACTAAAAACTCCCCTACCTTTGATAGTACTCTCGATCTGCTCGATGATTTCGAGCCTGATGTAATTATCATAGACGAGATCATTTTCAAATCTTCCGCACTAGAAATATCTCAGGCAATTCGTAGTGATACCGTAGCTAAACACTATCAAGGAATTGTAATTATCGCGGAGCCAAAGACTCCGGATTTGGAAAACCTCAAGCGAGAGAGTGGTGCTGATTATGTGATTCGGCAAAGCCATGTTAACGATATCCTAGAGATGATAGCCCTATCCGCATTACGGGTGAAAGATTTAGAAAATACAAGCCAGGCCTTAATTACCAAACTCGCGATGACTAAGGAAATGGTGAAAGAGCTTGAGGGACAAGACAGTATCACCCGGCTGTACAACCTTCCTTACATCAATCTACTCCTCGAAAAAGAATTTGTTCGCACCATTCGATTCAATGCTCCACTATCAGCGGTTATCATTAGTATCGACCAATTTATTCAGATTAGTCATACAGAAGGGCCTAAGGTGTGCATCAAGATCATTCAGCAGCTCGGAGAAGTACTCAAGAATGAGTTCCGAGACGATGATAAGTTGGGTCGAAGCTGGGGCGGAGAGTTTGTAGGAATTCTTCCGGAAACCGATCATGAAGGTGCTATGATTCTTGCTAGAAGAATCAAAAATATGGTAGCTGAGCGGCAGTATGGGCCCGAAGAAAATAAACGTACCATCACCATTTCTCAGGGCATAGGCAGCTTCAATCCAATGCGGCCAGTTATAAGCGATATTCACGACCTTCTGCTAGAGGCAGAATCGAACCTTTCCGAAGCCAAGAAGATTGGTGTGAATCTTATCTGCTATCAGAAAAATACAGCCTAG
- a CDS encoding HD-GYP domain-containing protein, whose product MKSMNPSETHENIENLCPLDVTELKGRKTDFELYLDIAGKPVLYAEGPYEWSLSEIERLNHDGFSVLFYSKSNDDKVLQLLAQQSMDPVTLLHSDRVQQEQQDRVSLLLQTYRDWVSNVDLAPEQHEMAEEATTLVMETVSQNPTLIELLQALSEHDYYSFHHSMRTAAYGAVISIKLGCQTSQHLHDIILGCLVHDIGHLKVSKETLEKSERLNEREWFEIKQHPLHGMELLREVPLSPVTSEIVLHHHERVDGHGYPHGIKGSELLQEVKIVAFCDVFDALTSPRPYQKPVEFEQALSFIEQNALEYLDKRSFEVMGELIRGQKVKAPA is encoded by the coding sequence ATGAAGAGTATGAATCCCAGTGAGACCCATGAAAATATTGAGAATCTCTGCCCTTTAGACGTCACCGAGCTGAAGGGGCGGAAAACAGATTTTGAACTCTACCTCGATATAGCTGGCAAGCCTGTTCTCTATGCCGAAGGGCCCTACGAATGGTCTTTGAGCGAGATTGAGCGGTTGAATCATGATGGATTTAGCGTCTTGTTCTATAGTAAATCTAACGATGATAAGGTTTTACAATTGCTTGCTCAGCAGTCCATGGACCCTGTAACCCTACTTCATAGCGATCGCGTTCAGCAGGAACAACAGGATCGTGTATCTCTACTGCTGCAAACCTATCGTGACTGGGTTTCCAATGTGGACTTGGCCCCCGAGCAGCATGAGATGGCTGAGGAAGCAACAACCCTGGTGATGGAAACCGTCAGTCAAAATCCGACCCTCATCGAGCTGCTTCAAGCCCTGAGCGAACATGACTACTACTCCTTTCACCACAGCATGAGAACAGCAGCCTACGGAGCTGTCATATCCATTAAGTTAGGGTGTCAAACTAGCCAGCATCTTCACGATATCATCCTAGGGTGTTTGGTCCACGACATCGGCCATCTGAAAGTGAGCAAGGAAACATTGGAAAAAAGCGAGCGCTTGAACGAGCGGGAATGGTTTGAAATCAAGCAACACCCTCTCCACGGCATGGAGCTACTTCGGGAGGTGCCGTTAAGCCCGGTTACCAGCGAGATCGTGCTTCATCATCATGAACGCGTCGATGGACATGGCTACCCCCATGGTATCAAAGGCTCAGAGTTACTACAGGAAGTTAAAATCGTGGCTTTTTGCGACGTATTCGATGCCCTGACTAGCCCCCGCCCTTATCAGAAGCCAGTTGAGTTCGAACAGGCTCTCAGTTTCATCGAGCAGAATGCTTTGGAATATCTGGATAAGCGCTCGTTTGAAGTGATGGGGGAACTCATCAGGGGGCAAAAGGTCAAGGCTCCCGCCTAA